In Coriobacteriaceae bacterium, a single window of DNA contains:
- a CDS encoding ABC transporter permease has translation MNNLLRLIGRRLVALPIMALGVTVLVFFLMSFSKTDPAYTALGDGASPEAVAEYHEKYGLDDPWPVRYVRYMGDLIHGDMGTYGAARNSVAKRISTALPVTMQLTFIGLAIGAVVSFLLGVIAALYRDKWPDQVIRVFSIAGLATPSFWLAVLLILLFSSYLKVLPASGALPHFTTNPVGYLGRMIMPAIALAFPLTGQMTRIVRTAMVEELDKDYVRMARGAGVPEKVVVGINVLRNALITPVTTLGLKIGYLMGGAVVIEVIFNLPGMGTAILQGVQGNEANLVQGVVIVVALAFIIINIVVDMLYLLINPRIRTV, from the coding sequence GTGAACAACTTGCTACGTTTGATTGGAAGGCGTCTTGTGGCGCTGCCGATCATGGCATTGGGCGTCACCGTCCTGGTGTTCTTCCTTATGTCGTTCTCCAAGACCGACCCCGCCTACACGGCGTTGGGTGACGGTGCCTCGCCCGAGGCGGTTGCCGAGTACCATGAGAAGTATGGTCTGGACGACCCCTGGCCTGTGCGCTACGTGCGCTATATGGGCGATTTGATTCATGGCGACATGGGTACCTACGGCGCTGCCCGCAACTCCGTTGCCAAGCGCATCTCCACGGCCCTGCCCGTCACGATGCAGCTGACCTTCATCGGTCTTGCCATCGGTGCGGTCGTTTCGTTTTTGCTCGGCGTCATCGCGGCACTGTATCGCGACAAATGGCCGGACCAAGTGATCCGCGTCTTTTCCATCGCCGGCTTGGCAACCCCGTCGTTCTGGCTTGCCGTTCTGTTGATCCTGCTGTTCTCTTCCTACCTTAAGGTGCTCCCGGCATCGGGTGCTCTGCCTCACTTCACCACGAATCCGGTTGGCTATCTGGGACGTATGATCATGCCCGCTATCGCCTTGGCATTTCCGCTGACGGGCCAGATGACTCGTATCGTGCGTACCGCCATGGTCGAGGAGCTCGACAAGGACTATGTCCGTATGGCTCGTGGCGCCGGCGTTCCCGAGAAGGTCGTCGTCGGCATCAACGTTCTTCGCAATGCGCTGATCACCCCGGTCACCACCCTCGGTCTTAAGATCGGCTACCTCATGGGCGGCGCCGTCGTCATCGAGGTTATCTTCAACCTCCCCGGCATGGGCACTGCGATTCTGCAGGGCGTTCAGGGCAACGAGGCGAACCTGGTTCAGGGCGTCGTTATCGTCGTTGCTCTTGCCTTCATCATCATCAACATCGTGGTTGACATGCTCTACCTGCTCATCAACCCGCGCATCAGGACGGTGTAG